From a single Flavobacterium sp. genomic region:
- a CDS encoding bifunctional class I SAM-dependent methyltransferase/HIT family protein: MSNQNQNSHLTAIERTSLSYPARILLNQKKIKGKVLDFGCGIGKDVELLKIKGFDINGYDPFYFPEFPTEKYDTILCFYVLNVLLPEEQAQVLMNVSNLLKPNGKAYFAVRRDIQYEGFRIHKVHKKETYQCLIKLGYLSIFKNENCEIYEYEHYTTLNKGNIYLSPFLIGDETRELIVETATIFSFYDKFPVSKGHALIVPKRLVSNYFELTIKEQTACWIVVNKVKAILQEKYNPDGFTIGININEAAGQTIWHCHIHIIPRYKGDVENPRGGIRGVIPKMKDY, translated from the coding sequence ATGAGTAATCAAAACCAAAATAGTCATTTAACAGCAATAGAAAGAACCTCTCTTTCATATCCAGCAAGAATTTTACTAAATCAAAAAAAGATAAAAGGTAAAGTTTTGGATTTTGGTTGTGGAATTGGCAAAGATGTAGAATTATTAAAAATTAAAGGATTTGATATTAATGGATATGATCCATTTTATTTTCCAGAATTTCCAACCGAAAAATATGATACAATCCTGTGTTTTTATGTTTTAAATGTTTTGTTACCAGAGGAACAAGCACAAGTTTTAATGAATGTTTCAAATCTTTTAAAACCAAACGGAAAAGCCTATTTTGCGGTTCGTAGAGATATTCAATATGAAGGATTTAGAATTCATAAAGTACACAAAAAAGAAACTTATCAATGTTTGATTAAATTAGGTTATTTGTCTATTTTTAAGAATGAGAATTGCGAAATATATGAATACGAGCATTACACAACTTTAAACAAGGGTAATATTTATTTAAGTCCGTTTTTGATTGGAGATGAAACAAGAGAATTAATTGTTGAAACTGCAACTATCTTTTCTTTTTATGATAAATTTCCAGTTTCAAAGGGACATGCATTAATTGTTCCTAAACGTTTGGTTTCTAATTATTTTGAATTGACTATAAAAGAACAAACTGCTTGCTGGATTGTTGTAAATAAAGTAAAAGCGATTCTTCAAGAAAAATATAATCCTGATGGTTTTACGATTGGTATCAATATTAATGAAGCAGCAGGACAAACGATTTGGCATTGTCATATTCATATTATACCCAGATATAAAGGAGATGTTGAAAACCCAAGAGGAGGCATTCGTGGTGTTATTCCAAAAATGAAAGATTATTAG